One Papio anubis isolate 15944 chromosome 9, Panubis1.0, whole genome shotgun sequence genomic window carries:
- the LOC108586215 gene encoding LOW QUALITY PROTEIN: olfactory receptor 6C65-like (The sequence of the model RefSeq protein was modified relative to this genomic sequence to represent the inferred CDS: substituted 1 base at 1 genomic stop codon) — protein MPNMTSIREFILLGLTDDPELQVAIFFFLFITHLLSVSGNMAIIMLTLSNIHLKTPRYFFLRNFSFLEISFTTVCIPRFLINIATGDTTISYNACMAQVFFXILLGSTEFFLLAVTSYDRYVAICKPLHYTTIMSNKVCNGLVISGWLAGFLIIFPPVIMGLQLDFCDSNTIDHFICDSSPMLLIAYTDTQFLELLAFLLAVFTLTVTLALVFLSYTLILKTILKIPSAQQRKKAFSTCSSHMIVVSISYGSCIFMYVKTSAKEGVVLSKGVAVLNTSIAPMLNPFIYTLRNQRVKQALREFTKKILSLNKQQ, from the coding sequence ATGCCAAATATGACATCAATTAGAGAATTCATTCTTCTGGGACTTACAGATGACCCAGAGTTACAAGTTGCAATATTCTTCTTTCTGTTCATCACACACTTATTGAGTGTAAGTGGAAACATGGCCATCATTATGTTAACACTGTCAAATATTCATTTGAAAACTCCTAGGTACTTCTTCCTCAGGAATTTCTCTTTCTTAGAAATTTCATTTACAACAGTCTGCATTCCTAGATTTCTGATCAACATTGCAACAGGAGACACAACCATTTCCTATAATGCTTGCATGGcccaagtatttttttaaattcttctggGATCAACAGAATTTTTTCTTCTGGCTGTCACGTCTTATGATCGCTATGTGGCTATCTGCAAACCTCTACATTACACAACCATCATGAGTAACAAAGTCTGTAATGGGCTCGTAATCAGCGGCTGGCTGGCtggttttctcattatttttccccCAGTGATTATGGGCCTCCAACTGGATTTTTGTGACTCCAACACTATTGACCATTTCATCTGTGACTCTTCCCCTATGCTGCTGATTGCTTACACAGACACACAGTTTCTAGAGCTTCTGGCATTTTTGTTAGCAGTATTCACACTCACTGTAACTTTGGCCTTGGTGTTTCTCTCCTACACACTCATCCTTAAAACAATTCTGAAGATCCCCTCTGCCCAGCAAAGGAAAAAGGCTTTTTCAACTTGTTCCTCCCATATGATTGTGGTTTCTATTTCTTATGGGAGTtgcatttttatgtatgtaaaaaCGTCTGCAAAAGAAGGTGTGGTTTTGAGCAAAGGTGTAGCAGTACTTAATACCTCTATTGCTCCCATGTTGAATCCCTTTATTTACACCTTAAGAAACCAGCGGGTAAAACAGGCCCTTAGGGAATTCACCAAAAAAATATTATCATTGAACAAGCAACAGTGA